Proteins encoded together in one Campylobacter peloridis LMG 23910 window:
- a CDS encoding DUF1104 domain-containing protein → MKKITSLLLASSLIATLAIGADFSKKSNDEIINLAKSVKAQDQADLVIEMKKRMNEMKFKDAKEFQYKFKTNLYENISKLSPQERSQRRAIVQKDMQDLTDKMSGKEIRELNLHGNHQGKRNFHAHQNMHHENCPMR, encoded by the coding sequence ATGAAAAAAATTACAAGTTTATTACTAGCTAGTTCTTTAATAGCTACTTTGGCTATAGGTGCTGATTTTTCAAAAAAAAGCAATGATGAAATCATAAATCTTGCAAAAAGCGTTAAAGCACAAGATCAAGCAGATTTAGTTATAGAGATGAAAAAAAGAATGAATGAAATGAAATTTAAAGATGCAAAAGAATTTCAATATAAATTCAAAACTAATCTTTATGAAAACATTTCAAAACTTTCACCGCAAGAAAGAAGTCAAAGAAGAGCTATTGTTCAAAAAGATATGCAAGATTTAACTGATAAAATGAGTGGAAAAGAAATAAGAGAATTAAATTTACATGGCAACCACCAAGGAAAAAGAAATTTTCACGCTCATCAAAATATGCATCATGAAAATTG
- a CDS encoding SIMPL domain-containing protein (The SIMPL domain is named for its presence in mouse protein SIMPL (signalling molecule that associates with mouse pelle-like kinase). Bacterial member BP26, from Brucella, was shown to assemble into a channel-like structure, while YggE from E. coli has been associated with resistance to oxidative stress.) — protein MKSFLKGLGLGFLCLVLFVVGVIFNTEFLGLKNNSHENMEFSRDIEVSNELMPDTYNSNLNFSASNELSQKSSINAEDKKTITASFEQISKRIAKEGFCKGGSYTLEPSYNYHQGQKLISGYRLYSDFYCQFPKDKIQNYNQLVKDIEEISALNPLILFNTKTLQAGFNDASLEENKENLYDLVLKKAAQKAEYYSKNLAKTCIIKSINFDQCSIDSFRTNLATSADSAVLPILQNEKQSLKAKVVFICK, from the coding sequence ATGAAAAGTTTCTTAAAAGGTTTAGGATTAGGATTTTTGTGTTTGGTATTATTTGTTGTTGGAGTTATTTTTAATACAGAATTTTTAGGTTTAAAAAATAATTCTCACGAAAATATGGAATTTTCAAGAGATATAGAAGTATCTAATGAGCTTATGCCTGACACTTATAATAGCAACTTAAATTTTAGTGCAAGTAATGAACTTAGCCAAAAATCTAGCATTAACGCAGAAGATAAAAAAACAATTACAGCAAGTTTTGAACAAATTTCTAAACGCATTGCAAAAGAAGGTTTTTGCAAAGGTGGAAGCTACACTTTAGAACCTAGCTATAACTACCATCAAGGACAAAAACTTATTAGTGGTTATAGATTGTATTCTGATTTTTATTGCCAATTTCCAAAAGATAAAATACAAAATTATAATCAACTTGTTAAAGACATAGAAGAAATTAGTGCATTAAATCCTTTAATTTTATTTAATACAAAAACCTTACAAGCTGGTTTTAACGATGCTTCTTTAGAAGAAAACAAAGAAAATCTTTATGATTTAGTTTTAAAAAAAGCCGCGCAAAAAGCTGAGTATTATTCTAAAAATTTAGCAAAAACTTGTATTATAAAAAGTATAAATTTTGATCAATGTTCTATAGATAGCTTTAGAACTAATTTAGCAACTAGTGCAGATAGTGCTGTTTTACCGATTTTACAGAATGAAAAACAAAGTTTAAAAGCAAAAGTAGTTTTTATATGTAAATAA
- the mutY gene encoding A/G-specific adenine glycosylase, protein MKKIHQSILKWYDKNGRKSLPWRILHEKFKIHAYKEDLEKLSKIDPAYAVYISEIMLQQTQVKSVLQNYYFQFLAKFPSILDLANSNEDEVLKAWQGLGYYTRARNLYQCALICKQKFNAKLPNDIKELQKLPGIGEYTAGAIACFGFLQNQSFVDANIKRVLSRFYALENPSLRELSQKAKDFLNINNSFEHNQALLDIGALVCLPKNAKCDICPLNLSCKAKNDYEKYTISKKIKYIEKKLQLLIIQKNDQFLLYKSKEKLYFNMYNFLEFQNEKNAKYLGEFKHSYTKYQIKVKVYFLKTKHFKCKDCLAFSFEELENLALSKLTLKTLELFKKSEYAI, encoded by the coding sequence ATGAAAAAAATTCATCAAAGTATTTTAAAATGGTATGATAAAAATGGAAGAAAAAGCCTGCCTTGGCGTATTTTACATGAAAAATTTAAAATTCATGCATATAAAGAAGATTTAGAAAAATTATCAAAAATAGATCCTGCTTATGCTGTTTATATTAGTGAAATTATGCTTCAGCAAACTCAAGTTAAGAGTGTATTGCAAAATTATTATTTTCAATTTTTAGCTAAATTCCCTTCTATATTAGATCTTGCAAATTCAAATGAAGATGAGGTTTTAAAAGCTTGGCAAGGACTTGGGTATTATACTAGAGCTAGGAATTTATATCAATGTGCTCTTATATGTAAGCAAAAATTTAATGCTAAATTACCAAATGATATTAAAGAGCTTCAAAAGCTTCCAGGTATAGGAGAATACACAGCTGGCGCTATAGCTTGTTTTGGCTTTTTACAGAATCAATCTTTTGTTGATGCAAATATTAAAAGAGTTTTAAGTAGATTTTATGCTTTGGAAAATCCTTCTTTAAGAGAGTTATCGCAAAAGGCTAAGGATTTTTTAAATATAAATAATTCTTTTGAGCATAATCAAGCTTTGCTAGATATAGGAGCTTTAGTGTGCTTGCCTAAAAATGCAAAATGTGATATTTGTCCTTTGAATTTATCATGCAAGGCAAAAAATGATTATGAAAAATACACCATTAGTAAAAAAATAAAATATATAGAAAAAAAATTACAACTTTTAATCATCCAAAAGAATGATCAATTTTTACTTTATAAAAGTAAAGAAAAATTATATTTTAATATGTATAATTTTTTAGAATTTCAAAACGAAAAAAACGCTAAATATTTAGGTGAATTCAAGCATTCTTATACTAAATACCAAATCAAAGTTAAAGTATATTTTTTAAAAACTAAACATTTTAAATGCAAAGATTGTTTGGCATTTTCTTTTGAAGAACTAGAAAATTTAGCACTTTCAAAGCTTACATTAAAAACTTTAGAGCTTTTTAAAAAGAGTGAGTATGCAATTTGA